From a single Methanomicrobium sp. W14 genomic region:
- a CDS encoding transglutaminase-like domain-containing protein has product MTPATETILSILFFVAVIFGIYYISGFLAKKRYLRIIATFAIFTAFMVVSVIVIYPGGTSENGSSASFSFTHYTDGDLAGHVSEAMDYTDPDLRNAALGMIGQQHGGNYNLQQVCDVYDYMYKYWVYVNDPNGFEYMSPASDSVKTMKGDCDDFAILMGSLVEGIGGSSRIIIAENGESGHAYAEVYIADNPDTLKVMTDSLRKRYGMADYCFHVSTENGRKKYWLNLDWTAGHPGGSFFENSGQALIIRPDGKYSGEYLDVL; this is encoded by the coding sequence ATGACGCCTGCAACAGAAACAATATTAAGCATTTTATTTTTTGTAGCCGTAATTTTCGGAATCTACTATATAAGCGGATTTCTGGCAAAGAAAAGGTATCTTCGCATAATAGCCACTTTCGCAATATTTACCGCTTTTATGGTAGTATCCGTAATTGTGATATACCCGGGGGGAACGTCTGAAAACGGCAGTTCCGCTTCGTTTTCATTTACACATTATACTGACGGCGACCTGGCGGGACATGTATCCGAAGCGATGGACTATACCGACCCTGACCTGAGGAATGCTGCCCTTGGCATGATTGGACAGCAGCACGGTGGAAACTACAACCTTCAGCAGGTGTGCGACGTTTATGATTACATGTACAAATACTGGGTTTATGTAAACGATCCAAACGGGTTTGAGTACATGTCACCTGCAAGCGATTCGGTTAAGACTATGAAAGGTGACTGTGATGACTTTGCCATTCTTATGGGGTCTCTTGTCGAGGGTATAGGAGGCTCTTCACGTATAATTATTGCCGAAAACGGTGAATCCGGTCATGCATATGCCGAAGTTTACATAGCTGACAATCCTGATACGCTTAAGGTTATGACTGACTCGCTTCGCAAAAGGTACGGCATGGCGGACTACTGCTTTCATGTCTCGACAGAGAACGGGAGAAAAAAATACTGGCTGAACCTTGACTGGACAGCCGGGCACCCGGGCGGAAGTTTTTTTGAAAATTCCGGGCAAGCTCTTATTATCAGGCCGGACGGGAAATACTCGGGGGAATATCTTGATGTATTGTAA